In Cicer arietinum cultivar CDC Frontier isolate Library 1 chromosome 1, Cicar.CDCFrontier_v2.0, whole genome shotgun sequence, one DNA window encodes the following:
- the LOC101504306 gene encoding uncharacterized protein, whose product MIPLKTHHQPSSSFFFSSISKPNTLHTISLQPHFLSLPQSPPLKFPLKFKPLPFSPSLPLQRVSKIELSICSNDEEFQDLSPKGEVYQKTLQLVECSMFAALTGLVYFLSNSLAIENYFSCFFSLPIVISSMRWGVDAGRKTLVATTILLFVLSGPVKALTYLLKHGIVGFTMGTLWRLETSWSLSIFLCTIVRSIGAVGFVLISSFLIRENILALITINIHASLTFVLTASGVNFIPSMNFIYTLFGILVLLNSGCFMFLLHMLYSVFLTRMGMKASLKLPRWLEKAI is encoded by the exons ATGATTCCACTGAAAACTCATCATCaaccttcttcttccttcttcttctcttccATTTCCAAACCTAACACACTCCACACTATCTCTCTCCAACCACACTTTCTCTCTCTTCCACAATCTCCACCACTCAAATTTCCTCTCAAATTCAAACCCCTACCGTTCTCTCCTTCACTCCCTCTTCAAAGGGTTTCAAAAATTGAACTTTCAATTTGCAGCAATGATGAAGAATTTCAGGATTTGTCACCAAAAGGGGAAGTTTATCAGAAGACACTGCAGTTGGTTGAGTGTTCCATGTTTGCTGCACTCACTGGTTTGGTCTATTTCTTGAGCAACTCTCTTGCCATTGAG AATTACTTTAGTTGTTTCTTCTCGTTGCCAATAGTGATATCGTCGATGAGATGGGGTGTTGATGCCGGAAGAAAAACTCTG GTGGCAACAACTATACTTTTGTTTGTCTTGTCTGGTCCAGTAAAAGCTCTAACCTATCTG CTTAAGCATGGTATAGTTGGTTTCACAATGGGTACTCTGTGGAG GTTGGAAACAAGTTGGAGCCTGTCAATTTTCTTGTGCACAATT GTACGATCAATCGGCGCAGTTGGCTTTGTCTTGATTTCATCTTTCTTGATAAGGGAAAATATACTAGCTCTG ATCACCATTAACATTCATGCTTCTCTTACATTTGTGCTCACTGCCTCTGGTGTCAATTTCATTCCTTCAATGAACTTCATATATACCCTTTTTGGGATTTTG GTTTTGTTGAATAGTGGATGTTTCATGTTCTTACTCCACATGTTGTATTCTGTTTTCCTTACTAGAATGGGAATGAAGGCTTCACTGAAATTGCCAAGATGGTTAGAGAAGGCCATATAA